The Acidobacteriota bacterium genome includes the window GTGGGAAGGCGGGAGGATGGCCTCGAAGCGCCCCGGCGGCGCGGCAGAGAGACCTTTCCACCGCGGATGGGGGAGCCCTCTCCTCCCTGCGTGCCCCCACCCCGCCCCGCCGTCCGGGCCGTCGCGCCCCGGGGAGCCCCCGCCGTGAGCCTCCGGGTGCGCGTGATCGCATCGGGCTCCGGAGGGAATGCCGCCCTGTATAGCGCGGGGGGCACGCACGTCCTTCTCGACTGCGGCGTGTCGGCCCGGCGGCTCACCTTCGCTCTCCGGGAGGAGGGCATCGAGCCCGATGAGCTTTCGGGCGTGTTCATCACCCACGAACACACGGACCACGTCCAGGGCCTGCGGGTCTTTCTCAAGAGGCGCAGGGTCCCTCTGTTCATCGCACCCGAGAGCTGGGCGGCGCTGGCCCGTTGCGGCGTGGAGGCCCGCTCCGTGGAGCCCCTTCGGGGAGGTGTACGGGTCCAGCTGGGCCCCCTGGGCCTGACCCCCTTTCCCCTTCCGCACGACGCGGCCTCCTGCTTCGGCTTCGTTGTGGAATCCGCCGGCGTGAGGGCCGTCCAGGCCACGGACCTGGGAACCCCCACGGCCCTGGTCCGGGAGCGCCTCCGGGACGCCCATTGCATCCTCCTGGAGTTCAACCACGATCCCGACCTTCTGATGAGGGGTTCGTATCCTCTGGACGTGAAGATCCGGGTCCGAGGGAGGCTGGGACACCTTTCCAACGATCAGGCGGGTACTCTCCTGGCCGGATGCGTCCACGGGGATCTTCAGGCGGTCTATCTCATGCACCTTTCCCGGGAAAACAACCAGCCCCACATGGCCCTGCTCTCCGCGCGGGAGGCCCTCGGGGGCCGGAGGGTCCCCCTGAGGGTCGCGCAACAGGACTCCCCCGTGGAGGCGTGGGAAGGGTAGGAGGACATGGAACCGGGGAACCAGGCATGAGCTCGGGAGGCGTCTTTCCTTGATGTAGAATGAGCCCGGGAGGTCCTCATGATCCCAAGATACACGCGGCCGACGATGGCGGCCCACTGGTCCGACCAGAACCGATTCGCGACCTGGCTCAAGGTTGAGCTGGCGGCCCTTTCGGCTCAAGCTCAGATGGGGCTCGTTCCCCGGGAGGCCGCGGACGAGATCGCCCGCAGGGCGCGCTTCGACGTGCGCCGGATCGACGAGATCGAGGCGCGCGTCAAGCACGACGTGATCGCCTTCACCACGTCCGTGAGCGAGTCCATCG containing:
- a CDS encoding MBL fold metallo-hydrolase codes for the protein MSLRVRVIASGSGGNAALYSAGGTHVLLDCGVSARRLTFALREEGIEPDELSGVFITHEHTDHVQGLRVFLKRRRVPLFIAPESWAALARCGVEARSVEPLRGGVRVQLGPLGLTPFPLPHDAASCFGFVVESAGVRAVQATDLGTPTALVRERLRDAHCILLEFNHDPDLLMRGSYPLDVKIRVRGRLGHLSNDQAGTLLAGCVHGDLQAVYLMHLSRENNQPHMALLSAREALGGRRVPLRVAQQDSPVEAWEG